From a single Hemibagrus wyckioides isolate EC202008001 linkage group LG27, SWU_Hwy_1.0, whole genome shotgun sequence genomic region:
- the pla2g6 gene encoding 85/88 kDa calcium-independent phospholipase A2 isoform X3: MQFLGRIIGTVSNVFTNPYRVREVQLSEYKNKVKMKQDGRTLLYRDTSSQAWDCVLMMPDSPMALRLFQVTLEEDAANWFSQYALKLRPFYETLRPPLKPETLQQIVDCVRNHPDWSSAHIAVDTGLRDCLKHNHVLSQMNVRDAQGQTPLHLACERGGASCVRELIEECQARTDIRDKNGDTPMHCAAKQDSAVIVEVLCSQLCPGVNDLNLAGETPLHLACRMGKAETAKALMGGGARTNIIGGSGYPIHTAMKYSSRSCAKVILADDLNQLQAEDPVYGGTPLHWVKTAEMSRLLLDHGCSVNYLSKTGDSPLHILCKRGRYEAAMTLLTHGANPNMKGENGNTALHLAMKLDNIELIKALIVFGADMEIHNDLGETPGLIAARTSKGFNDLVHAAAAISAISRGYTEVDGLRTNKKVDRLLCLDGGGIKGLVLIQILIALEKEAGRPIRELFDWVAGTSTGGILALAVVHGKSMDYLRRLYFRMKDEVFKGSRPYESAPLEDFLKQEFGEDTKMTDVRHPKVMVTSVLADRHPGELHIFRNYDAPSIPRDPPYASTATFRPLTTPQGWEDEDVLIVGYTQEPVRKRRNVTDEEQAVWRAARSSGAAPTYFRPMGRFLDGGLLANNPTLDAMTEIHQYNKSLKAQGRGDEVSRLSVVVSLGTGKPPQVAVNSVDVFRPSNPLELAKSFVGVKELGKMLVDCCTDSDGCAVDRARAWCEMADINYQRLSPQLSSEVLLDEVSDSVLVNMLWETQMYLYENRELIQSLAQQLLQP, from the exons ATGCAGTTCCTGGGCCGCATCATTGGGACGGTGAGCAACGTGTTCACCAACCCATACCGGGTTCGGGAGGTCCAGCTGTCGGAGTATAAGAATAAGGTGAAGATGAAGCAGGATGGGAGGACGTTGTTGTACAGGGACACTTCCTCTCAAGCCTGGGACTGTGTCCTCATGATGCCCGACAGTCCAATGGCACTGAG GTTGTTCCAGGTGACTTTGGAGGAAGACGCTGCTAACTGGTTTTCTCAGTATGCCCtcaagctccgccccttttacGAAACACTCCGCCCACCCCTCAAACCCGAGACGCTGCAACAGATAGTCGATTGTGTACGGAACCACCCGGACTGGAGCTCCGCCCACATCGCCGTAGACACCGGCCTTCGAGACTGCCTGAAGCACAACCATGTTTTGAG TCAGATGAACGTACGGGATGCCCAGGGCCAGACGCCGCTGCACCTGGCATGCGAGCGCGGTGGGGCGAGCTGCGTGCGAGAGCTGATAGAGGAATGTCAGGCTCGCACAGACATCCGAGATAAGAACGGTGACACACCCATGCACTGTGCTGCCAAGCAGGACTCGGCAGTCATCGTGGAG GTGCTGTGCTCTCAGCTGTGTCCCGGTGTAAACGACCTGAACCTGGCCGGAGAGACGCCGCTACACCTGGCATGCCGTATGGGAAAGGCCGAGACAGCCAAGGCGCTGATGGGAGGCGGGGCTCGTACCAACATCATCGGGGGCTCCGGCTATCCGATACACACAGCCATGAAGTACAGCTCCAGGAG CTGTGCCAAGGTTATTCTGGCTGATGATTTGAACCAGCTGCAGGCCGAGGACCCCGTATACGGCGGAACCCCTCTCCACTGGGTCAAGACTGCCGAA ATGAGTcgcctgctgctggaccacggCTGCAGCGTGAACTACCTCAGCAAAACCGGCGACAGTCCATTACACATCCTCTGCAAGAGGGGGCGCTACGAGGCCGCCATGACACTGCTGACCCACGGGGCCAACCCTAACATGAAGGGCGAGAACGGGAACACGGCTCTGCACCTAgccatgaag CTGGACAACATCGAGCTGATAAAAGCACTCATCGTGTTCGGAGCGGACATGGAGATCCACAATGACCTGGGCGAGACGCCGGGACTGATCGCAGCCCGTACCAGCAAGG GGTTTAACGACCTTGTGCACGCAGCGGCCGCCATCTCCGCCATCAGCCGTGGCTACACCGAAGTGGACGGTCTCAGGACAAACAAAAA GGTGGACAGATTGCTGTGTCTGGATGGAGGAGGGATCAAGGGGCTGGTTCTGATCCAAATACTGATCGCGTTGGAGAAGGAAGCGGGTCGGCCCATTCGGGAGCTCTTTGACTGGGTGGCCGGGACCAGCACCGGCGGCATCCTGGCTCTGGCTGTCGTCCATG gtaaatCCATGGATTACCTGCGCCGTCTGTATTTCCGGATGAAGGATGAGGTGTTTAAAGGCTCGCGGCCGTACGAGTCGGCGCCGCTGGAGGATTTTCTCAAGCAGGAGTTCGGAGAGGACACAAAGATGACTGATGTCAGACACCccaa agTGATGGTCACTAGTGTTTTAGCCGACAGACACCCTGGGGAGTTGCACATCTTCAGAAATTACGACGCCCCTTCTATACCCCGAGACCCTCCATACGCTTCCACAGCCACTTTCAGACCTCTCACCACCCCAcaag gctgggaggatgaggatgtgttGATAGTGGGATACACTCAGGAACCTGTCAGAAAGCGTAGGAACGTGAcggatgaag agcagGCTGTGTGGCGTGCAGCCCGGTCCAGCGGAGCTGCCCCCACATACTTTCGACCAATGGGGCGCTTCCTAGACGGTGGGCTGCTGGCCAATAACCCAACGTTAGATGCCATGACTGAGATCCATCAGTACAACAAATCATTGAAGGCTCAG ggtcgGGGAGACGAAGTGTCTCGTCTAAGTGTTGTTGTGTCTTTGGGGACAGGGAAACCTCCACAGGTGGCAGTGAACTCGGTGGACGTGTTTAGACCCTCGAACCCTCTGGAGCTGGCTAAGAGCTTTGTAGGAGTCAAAGAGCTGGGCAAGATGCTGGTGGACTGT tgcactgACTCAGATGGCTGTGCAGTGGACCGAGCCAGAGCTTGGTGTGAGATGGCTGATATAAACTATCAAag acTCAGTCCTCAGCTCTCGAGTGAGGTTCTCCTGGATGAAGTGAGTGACTCGGTTCTGGTGAACATGCTGTGGGAGACGCAGATGTACCTGTACGAGAACCGGGAGCTTATACAATCCCTCGCACAGCAGCTCCTACagccctga
- the pla2g6 gene encoding 85/88 kDa calcium-independent phospholipase A2 isoform X1 has protein sequence MQFLGRIIGTVSNVFTNPYRVREVQLSEYKNKVKMKQDGRTLLYRDTSSQAWDCVLMMPDSPMALRLFQVTLEEDAANWFSQYALKLRPFYETLRPPLKPETLQQIVDCVRNHPDWSSAHIAVDTGLRDCLKHNHVLSQMNVRDAQGQTPLHLACERGGASCVRELIEECQARTDIRDKNGDTPMHCAAKQDSAVIVEVLCSQLCPGVNDLNLAGETPLHLACRMGKAETAKALMGGGARTNIIGGSGYPIHTAMKYSSRSCAKVILADDLNQLQAEDPVYGGTPLHWVKTAEMSRLLLDHGCSVNYLSKTGDSPLHILCKRGRYEAAMTLLTHGANPNMKGENGNTALHLAMKLDNIELIKALIVFGADMEIHNDLGETPGLIAARTSKGLNRKVLLKMLQCVGVERCRPLSPDFLTPISNSRAPHPSIGFNDLVHAAAAISAISRGYTEVDGLRTNKKVDRLLCLDGGGIKGLVLIQILIALEKEAGRPIRELFDWVAGTSTGGILALAVVHGKSMDYLRRLYFRMKDEVFKGSRPYESAPLEDFLKQEFGEDTKMTDVRHPKVMVTSVLADRHPGELHIFRNYDAPSIPRDPPYASTATFRPLTTPQGWEDEDVLIVGYTQEPVRKRRNVTDEEQAVWRAARSSGAAPTYFRPMGRFLDGGLLANNPTLDAMTEIHQYNKSLKAQGRGDEVSRLSVVVSLGTGKPPQVAVNSVDVFRPSNPLELAKSFVGVKELGKMLVDCCTDSDGCAVDRARAWCEMADINYQRLSPQLSSEVLLDEVSDSVLVNMLWETQMYLYENRELIQSLAQQLLQP, from the exons ATGCAGTTCCTGGGCCGCATCATTGGGACGGTGAGCAACGTGTTCACCAACCCATACCGGGTTCGGGAGGTCCAGCTGTCGGAGTATAAGAATAAGGTGAAGATGAAGCAGGATGGGAGGACGTTGTTGTACAGGGACACTTCCTCTCAAGCCTGGGACTGTGTCCTCATGATGCCCGACAGTCCAATGGCACTGAG GTTGTTCCAGGTGACTTTGGAGGAAGACGCTGCTAACTGGTTTTCTCAGTATGCCCtcaagctccgccccttttacGAAACACTCCGCCCACCCCTCAAACCCGAGACGCTGCAACAGATAGTCGATTGTGTACGGAACCACCCGGACTGGAGCTCCGCCCACATCGCCGTAGACACCGGCCTTCGAGACTGCCTGAAGCACAACCATGTTTTGAG TCAGATGAACGTACGGGATGCCCAGGGCCAGACGCCGCTGCACCTGGCATGCGAGCGCGGTGGGGCGAGCTGCGTGCGAGAGCTGATAGAGGAATGTCAGGCTCGCACAGACATCCGAGATAAGAACGGTGACACACCCATGCACTGTGCTGCCAAGCAGGACTCGGCAGTCATCGTGGAG GTGCTGTGCTCTCAGCTGTGTCCCGGTGTAAACGACCTGAACCTGGCCGGAGAGACGCCGCTACACCTGGCATGCCGTATGGGAAAGGCCGAGACAGCCAAGGCGCTGATGGGAGGCGGGGCTCGTACCAACATCATCGGGGGCTCCGGCTATCCGATACACACAGCCATGAAGTACAGCTCCAGGAG CTGTGCCAAGGTTATTCTGGCTGATGATTTGAACCAGCTGCAGGCCGAGGACCCCGTATACGGCGGAACCCCTCTCCACTGGGTCAAGACTGCCGAA ATGAGTcgcctgctgctggaccacggCTGCAGCGTGAACTACCTCAGCAAAACCGGCGACAGTCCATTACACATCCTCTGCAAGAGGGGGCGCTACGAGGCCGCCATGACACTGCTGACCCACGGGGCCAACCCTAACATGAAGGGCGAGAACGGGAACACGGCTCTGCACCTAgccatgaag CTGGACAACATCGAGCTGATAAAAGCACTCATCGTGTTCGGAGCGGACATGGAGATCCACAATGACCTGGGCGAGACGCCGGGACTGATCGCAGCCCGTACCAGCAAGG GCCTCAACCGTAAGGTGTTGCTgaagatgctgcagtgtgtCGGGGTGGAGCGATGTCGCCCTCTCTCCCCTGACTTCCTAACCCCCATCAGCAACAGCCGAGCCCCACACCCATCCATAG GGTTTAACGACCTTGTGCACGCAGCGGCCGCCATCTCCGCCATCAGCCGTGGCTACACCGAAGTGGACGGTCTCAGGACAAACAAAAA GGTGGACAGATTGCTGTGTCTGGATGGAGGAGGGATCAAGGGGCTGGTTCTGATCCAAATACTGATCGCGTTGGAGAAGGAAGCGGGTCGGCCCATTCGGGAGCTCTTTGACTGGGTGGCCGGGACCAGCACCGGCGGCATCCTGGCTCTGGCTGTCGTCCATG gtaaatCCATGGATTACCTGCGCCGTCTGTATTTCCGGATGAAGGATGAGGTGTTTAAAGGCTCGCGGCCGTACGAGTCGGCGCCGCTGGAGGATTTTCTCAAGCAGGAGTTCGGAGAGGACACAAAGATGACTGATGTCAGACACCccaa agTGATGGTCACTAGTGTTTTAGCCGACAGACACCCTGGGGAGTTGCACATCTTCAGAAATTACGACGCCCCTTCTATACCCCGAGACCCTCCATACGCTTCCACAGCCACTTTCAGACCTCTCACCACCCCAcaag gctgggaggatgaggatgtgttGATAGTGGGATACACTCAGGAACCTGTCAGAAAGCGTAGGAACGTGAcggatgaag agcagGCTGTGTGGCGTGCAGCCCGGTCCAGCGGAGCTGCCCCCACATACTTTCGACCAATGGGGCGCTTCCTAGACGGTGGGCTGCTGGCCAATAACCCAACGTTAGATGCCATGACTGAGATCCATCAGTACAACAAATCATTGAAGGCTCAG ggtcgGGGAGACGAAGTGTCTCGTCTAAGTGTTGTTGTGTCTTTGGGGACAGGGAAACCTCCACAGGTGGCAGTGAACTCGGTGGACGTGTTTAGACCCTCGAACCCTCTGGAGCTGGCTAAGAGCTTTGTAGGAGTCAAAGAGCTGGGCAAGATGCTGGTGGACTGT tgcactgACTCAGATGGCTGTGCAGTGGACCGAGCCAGAGCTTGGTGTGAGATGGCTGATATAAACTATCAAag acTCAGTCCTCAGCTCTCGAGTGAGGTTCTCCTGGATGAAGTGAGTGACTCGGTTCTGGTGAACATGCTGTGGGAGACGCAGATGTACCTGTACGAGAACCGGGAGCTTATACAATCCCTCGCACAGCAGCTCCTACagccctga
- the pla2g6 gene encoding 85/88 kDa calcium-independent phospholipase A2 isoform X2 — MQFLGRIIGTVSNVFTNPYRVREVQLSEYKNKVKMKQDGRTLLYRDTSSQAWDCVLMMPDSPMALRLFQVTLEEDAANWFSQYALKLRPFYETLRPPLKPETLQQIVDCVRNHPDWSSAHIAVDTGLRDCLKHNHVLSQMNVRDAQGQTPLHLACERGGASCVRELIEECQARTDIRDKNGDTPMHCAAKQDSAVIVEVLCSQLCPGVNDLNLAGETPLHLACRMGKAETAKALMGGGARTNIIGGSGYPIHTAMKYSSRSCAKVILADDLNQLQAEDPVYGGTPLHWVKTAEMSRLLLDHGCSVNYLSKTGDSPLHILCKRGRYEAAMTLLTHGANPNMKGENGNTALHLAMKLDNIELIKALIVFGADMEIHNDLGETPGLIAARTSKGLNRKVLLKMLQCVGVERCRPLSPDFLTPISNSRAPHPSIGFNDLVHAAAAISAISRGYTEVDGLRTNKKVDRLLCLDGGGIKGLVLIQILIALEKEAGRPIRELFDWVAGTSTGGILALAVVHGKSMDYLRRLYFRMKDEVFKGSRPYESAPLEDFLKQEFGEDTKMTDVRHPKVMVTSVLADRHPGELHIFRNYDAPSIPRDPPYASTATFRPLTTPQEQAVWRAARSSGAAPTYFRPMGRFLDGGLLANNPTLDAMTEIHQYNKSLKAQGRGDEVSRLSVVVSLGTGKPPQVAVNSVDVFRPSNPLELAKSFVGVKELGKMLVDCCTDSDGCAVDRARAWCEMADINYQRLSPQLSSEVLLDEVSDSVLVNMLWETQMYLYENRELIQSLAQQLLQP; from the exons ATGCAGTTCCTGGGCCGCATCATTGGGACGGTGAGCAACGTGTTCACCAACCCATACCGGGTTCGGGAGGTCCAGCTGTCGGAGTATAAGAATAAGGTGAAGATGAAGCAGGATGGGAGGACGTTGTTGTACAGGGACACTTCCTCTCAAGCCTGGGACTGTGTCCTCATGATGCCCGACAGTCCAATGGCACTGAG GTTGTTCCAGGTGACTTTGGAGGAAGACGCTGCTAACTGGTTTTCTCAGTATGCCCtcaagctccgccccttttacGAAACACTCCGCCCACCCCTCAAACCCGAGACGCTGCAACAGATAGTCGATTGTGTACGGAACCACCCGGACTGGAGCTCCGCCCACATCGCCGTAGACACCGGCCTTCGAGACTGCCTGAAGCACAACCATGTTTTGAG TCAGATGAACGTACGGGATGCCCAGGGCCAGACGCCGCTGCACCTGGCATGCGAGCGCGGTGGGGCGAGCTGCGTGCGAGAGCTGATAGAGGAATGTCAGGCTCGCACAGACATCCGAGATAAGAACGGTGACACACCCATGCACTGTGCTGCCAAGCAGGACTCGGCAGTCATCGTGGAG GTGCTGTGCTCTCAGCTGTGTCCCGGTGTAAACGACCTGAACCTGGCCGGAGAGACGCCGCTACACCTGGCATGCCGTATGGGAAAGGCCGAGACAGCCAAGGCGCTGATGGGAGGCGGGGCTCGTACCAACATCATCGGGGGCTCCGGCTATCCGATACACACAGCCATGAAGTACAGCTCCAGGAG CTGTGCCAAGGTTATTCTGGCTGATGATTTGAACCAGCTGCAGGCCGAGGACCCCGTATACGGCGGAACCCCTCTCCACTGGGTCAAGACTGCCGAA ATGAGTcgcctgctgctggaccacggCTGCAGCGTGAACTACCTCAGCAAAACCGGCGACAGTCCATTACACATCCTCTGCAAGAGGGGGCGCTACGAGGCCGCCATGACACTGCTGACCCACGGGGCCAACCCTAACATGAAGGGCGAGAACGGGAACACGGCTCTGCACCTAgccatgaag CTGGACAACATCGAGCTGATAAAAGCACTCATCGTGTTCGGAGCGGACATGGAGATCCACAATGACCTGGGCGAGACGCCGGGACTGATCGCAGCCCGTACCAGCAAGG GCCTCAACCGTAAGGTGTTGCTgaagatgctgcagtgtgtCGGGGTGGAGCGATGTCGCCCTCTCTCCCCTGACTTCCTAACCCCCATCAGCAACAGCCGAGCCCCACACCCATCCATAG GGTTTAACGACCTTGTGCACGCAGCGGCCGCCATCTCCGCCATCAGCCGTGGCTACACCGAAGTGGACGGTCTCAGGACAAACAAAAA GGTGGACAGATTGCTGTGTCTGGATGGAGGAGGGATCAAGGGGCTGGTTCTGATCCAAATACTGATCGCGTTGGAGAAGGAAGCGGGTCGGCCCATTCGGGAGCTCTTTGACTGGGTGGCCGGGACCAGCACCGGCGGCATCCTGGCTCTGGCTGTCGTCCATG gtaaatCCATGGATTACCTGCGCCGTCTGTATTTCCGGATGAAGGATGAGGTGTTTAAAGGCTCGCGGCCGTACGAGTCGGCGCCGCTGGAGGATTTTCTCAAGCAGGAGTTCGGAGAGGACACAAAGATGACTGATGTCAGACACCccaa agTGATGGTCACTAGTGTTTTAGCCGACAGACACCCTGGGGAGTTGCACATCTTCAGAAATTACGACGCCCCTTCTATACCCCGAGACCCTCCATACGCTTCCACAGCCACTTTCAGACCTCTCACCACCCCAcaag agcagGCTGTGTGGCGTGCAGCCCGGTCCAGCGGAGCTGCCCCCACATACTTTCGACCAATGGGGCGCTTCCTAGACGGTGGGCTGCTGGCCAATAACCCAACGTTAGATGCCATGACTGAGATCCATCAGTACAACAAATCATTGAAGGCTCAG ggtcgGGGAGACGAAGTGTCTCGTCTAAGTGTTGTTGTGTCTTTGGGGACAGGGAAACCTCCACAGGTGGCAGTGAACTCGGTGGACGTGTTTAGACCCTCGAACCCTCTGGAGCTGGCTAAGAGCTTTGTAGGAGTCAAAGAGCTGGGCAAGATGCTGGTGGACTGT tgcactgACTCAGATGGCTGTGCAGTGGACCGAGCCAGAGCTTGGTGTGAGATGGCTGATATAAACTATCAAag acTCAGTCCTCAGCTCTCGAGTGAGGTTCTCCTGGATGAAGTGAGTGACTCGGTTCTGGTGAACATGCTGTGGGAGACGCAGATGTACCTGTACGAGAACCGGGAGCTTATACAATCCCTCGCACAGCAGCTCCTACagccctga